From the genome of Rubripirellula reticaptiva:
GTAGAACGCGAAAACAGGATGAGTGATTTTCATTGGTCAGGTCCTCTAGTGCCTGTCGTTTCGCGACGGTGTAACTGAATGGGCATCGATGCAGCGACAGGTTCACAGGCATCCTTGCAGCTGCCCGAACGCGTGATCTTGATCCCCGGTTTGCTTGAGCCTCGGCCGTTCCTTTGGCCTTTGCAAGGTAGCCTGGCTCGTCATGGTTTTCGGGCTGAATGTTGGCGAGATCGAGTGGTATTTCGCAACTTGGAACGCAGTGTCGATCGATTGTCTGCCGCGATCGCAGGCGATGCGAATCAAGACGGTTCCATTGGGATCGTGACTCACAGCTTTGGTGATTGGGTCGCACGTGCAGCAATCGCTAAATCACGCCGACATCGTGTGACGGCGATGGTGTCGTTGGCTCCTGTGATGCGCGCCGGGTTCTTTCCCAGTCTGCTGTACGGAGTGACTTGGAATCTGATCCCCGAAATCAAGATCATCATGAACCGAGTCGATGCGTCGGCGAACCTTGATTGTGACGATCGAGTTCGCCGATTGGTGGTGTGGTCGCGGTTCGATGAAAGCTTACGGTCGGTGTCGTTGGATCACGTTCGTAATCTGCAAGTTCGACGTGTGTTTGCGACGCATCTTACAATCGTTTGCCAGCCGAACGTGTTGAAGCTGACGCGGCAATTTCTGCTTTCCGGCAACCAATTTTCGAAATAAAACGACATCGCGTTTGCGATGTCGGGTCAGGGGGCCGGGCATATTCATTGGAACGCAATCGGGTTGTTGGTAGACTACCTGTACATCCCTCTCATTTGAATCGAGAAACATTCTGTGTCGCCAATGCATCTGTCCGCCCGTCATGTCAGCACGTTGATCTGCGTCGTGGTTGTGTTCTCGTTGGGATGCCGCGACTCAAACGAAAACGATGTTGCTGGGAACTTTGGAAAATCTTCATCGGGGACACTCCGTCGACTTCCCCCCACGAATTCGGGCCCAAACGTGGGCCTTAACATTCTTAATGCAAGTGAGAAAGCGGAATTCGTTGAACGTGTTCGCCCACAAGTTGAGCAATTCTGTGGTGATTGCCATGTGATGGCGCTGCCGAGTAGTTCGGCGGTAGATGATTGGGTTGCCGAAGTCGAACAAGGATTCTC
Proteins encoded in this window:
- a CDS encoding esterase/lipase family protein, which gives rise to MGIDAATGSQASLQLPERVILIPGLLEPRPFLWPLQGSLARHGFRAECWRDRVVFRNLERSVDRLSAAIAGDANQDGSIGIVTHSFGDWVARAAIAKSRRHRVTAMVSLAPVMRAGFFPSLLYGVTWNLIPEIKIIMNRVDASANLDCDDRVRRLVVWSRFDESLRSVSLDHVRNLQVRRVFATHLTIVCQPNVLKLTRQFLLSGNQFSK